Proteins encoded within one genomic window of Tigriopus californicus strain San Diego chromosome 12, Tcal_SD_v2.1, whole genome shotgun sequence:
- the LOC131891719 gene encoding uncharacterized protein LOC131891719 isoform X1 has protein sequence MVLALSGMALFSLASPAEPEDPLPEDVQQFVHTEVKLVEGGDADLNADESEDEENAPAVQDRIFPRLWCRLKCAPICIAQPNATCVCTKTFLGIFPIFSESHLKSNAFSLFNHGVAFSLEITDI, from the exons ATGGTCTTGGCTTTGTCTGGAATGGCCTTGTTCTCCTTGGCTTCTCCAGCCGAACCCGAGGATCCTTTGCCCGAGGACGTTCAGCAATTCGTTCACACAGAGGTCAAACTTGTGGAAGGGGGGGATGCTGATCTAAATGCTGACGAAAGTGAGGATGAAGAGAACGCTCCAGCAGTCCAAGACAG GATCTTCCCTCGACTTTGGTGTCGACTGAAGTGCGCTCCCATTTGCATCGCTCAACCTAACGCCACTTGCGTGTGCACTAAAACATTCCTGGGgatttttcccatcttttCAGA atcCCATCTAAAGTCAAATGCATTCAGTCTTTTTAATCATGGTGTGGCGTTCAGCTTAGAAATTACCGATATTTGA
- the LOC131891719 gene encoding uncharacterized protein LOC131891719 isoform X2, whose translation MVLALSGMALFSLASPAEPEDPLPEDVQQFVHTEVKLVEGGDADLNADESEDEENAPAVQDRIFPRLWCRLKCAPICIAQPNATCVCTKTFLGIFPIFSEYGHPI comes from the exons ATGGTCTTGGCTTTGTCTGGAATGGCCTTGTTCTCCTTGGCTTCTCCAGCCGAACCCGAGGATCCTTTGCCCGAGGACGTTCAGCAATTCGTTCACACAGAGGTCAAACTTGTGGAAGGGGGGGATGCTGATCTAAATGCTGACGAAAGTGAGGATGAAGAGAACGCTCCAGCAGTCCAAGACAG GATCTTCCCTCGACTTTGGTGTCGACTGAAGTGCGCTCCCATTTGCATCGCTCAACCTAACGCCACTTGCGTGTGCACTAAAACATTCCTGGGgatttttcccatcttttCAGAGTATGGAC atcCCATCTAA